Proteins from a genomic interval of Halopseudomonas litoralis:
- the aroC gene encoding chorismate synthase, translating to MAGNTLGTLFTVTTAGESHGPALVAIVDGCPPGLALSAADLQLDLDRRKPGTSRHTTQRQEPDEVEILSGVFEGRTTGCPIGLLIRNTDQKSKDYSAIKDLFRPAHADYTYHHKYGIRDYRGGGRSSARETAMRVAAGAIARKYLASQGITVRGYMSQLGPIEIPFKNWEAVSQNAFFSADPDKVPELEAYMDQLRRDQDSVGARITVIAEGVPPGLGEPVFDRLDAELAYALMNINAVKGVEIGAGFASVSQRGTEHRDELTPEGFVSNHAGGVLGGISSGQPIVAHLALKPTSSITTPGRSIDTAGNPVEVITKGRHDPCVGIRATPIAEAMMAMVLMDHLLRHRAQNADVQVDTPVLGQL from the coding sequence ATGGCCGGAAATACCCTTGGCACTCTGTTTACCGTCACCACCGCCGGCGAAAGCCATGGTCCGGCCCTGGTGGCCATCGTTGATGGGTGCCCCCCGGGCCTGGCGCTGTCTGCCGCTGATCTGCAGCTGGACCTGGATCGCCGCAAGCCCGGCACCAGTCGCCATACCACCCAGCGTCAGGAACCGGACGAGGTGGAGATTCTCTCCGGCGTGTTCGAAGGGCGCACCACCGGCTGCCCAATTGGGCTGTTGATCCGCAATACCGATCAGAAGTCCAAGGATTATTCTGCGATCAAGGATCTGTTTCGTCCGGCCCACGCCGACTACACCTATCATCATAAGTACGGCATCCGCGATTACCGTGGTGGCGGACGCTCGTCTGCCCGCGAGACGGCGATGCGGGTGGCAGCAGGGGCGATTGCGCGCAAGTATCTGGCCAGTCAGGGTATTACCGTACGCGGTTACATGAGCCAGCTGGGACCGATCGAGATTCCGTTCAAGAACTGGGAGGCGGTCAGCCAGAATGCCTTTTTCAGTGCCGATCCGGACAAGGTGCCTGAGCTTGAAGCCTACATGGATCAGCTGCGGCGCGATCAGGATTCGGTAGGGGCCAGGATCACCGTGATTGCCGAAGGCGTACCGCCGGGACTGGGCGAGCCGGTATTTGATCGTCTGGATGCCGAACTGGCCTATGCGCTGATGAATATCAATGCGGTCAAGGGTGTCGAGATCGGCGCCGGCTTCGCCTCGGTCAGTCAGCGCGGCACCGAGCATCGGGACGAGCTTACGCCCGAAGGGTTTGTCAGCAATCATGCTGGCGGTGTACTGGGCGGGATTTCCTCCGGCCAGCCGATTGTCGCTCATCTGGCGCTCAAGCCGACCTCCAGCATCACCACGCCCGGCCGCTCCATCGATACCGCGGGCAACCCGGTCGAGGTGATTACCAAGGGTCGCCATGATCCCTGTGTCGGCATCCGCGCCACGCCGATCGCTGAAGCCATGATGGCCATGGTATTGATGGATCACCTGCTGCGCCACCGGGCACAGAATGCCGATGTGCAGGTTGATACGCCGGTGCTGGGTCAGCTTTGA
- a CDS encoding TSUP family transporter, with amino-acid sequence MQALLDLLLPAALPPLTSAALVALSAVTSAITASLGIGGGVLLLAIMATVMPPTAIIPVHGMVQLGSNLGRAAMTIRHINLRLILWFAPGVLLGAWLGSLFLVDLPLSLVQLCIAGFILLLCWGPPIPAIATGPVGTLLAAGITTFISLFVGATGPLVAAFVKQQQQGERFSTVATFATAMCLQHAPKALIYGAAGFVFADWLGLILMMVIAGAVGTWLGLRLLRRLTDSRFTLVFNTLLTLLALRLIWQAVGNL; translated from the coding sequence ATGCAAGCATTGCTGGACCTTCTGTTACCTGCGGCACTGCCGCCGCTGACCAGCGCTGCGCTGGTGGCCCTTTCCGCGGTCACTTCGGCGATTACCGCATCGCTGGGTATCGGTGGCGGAGTGCTTTTGCTGGCAATCATGGCCACGGTCATGCCGCCCACCGCGATCATTCCGGTGCATGGCATGGTGCAGCTGGGTTCGAACCTGGGCCGTGCAGCCATGACTATCCGCCACATCAACCTGCGCCTGATTCTCTGGTTTGCTCCCGGCGTCCTGCTTGGCGCCTGGCTCGGCAGTCTGTTTCTGGTCGATCTGCCATTGTCGCTGGTGCAGCTGTGCATTGCCGGCTTCATCTTGCTGTTGTGCTGGGGTCCGCCGATACCGGCGATCGCCACCGGACCTGTCGGTACACTGCTGGCGGCCGGAATAACCACCTTCATCAGTCTGTTCGTCGGCGCTACCGGCCCGCTGGTGGCGGCCTTCGTCAAGCAGCAACAGCAAGGCGAGCGCTTTTCGACAGTCGCCACCTTCGCCACCGCCATGTGCCTGCAGCATGCTCCGAAAGCTCTGATCTATGGCGCAGCGGGATTTGTATTTGCCGATTGGCTGGGGTTGATACTGATGATGGTCATTGCTGGCGCGGTGGGCACCTGGCTGGGCCTGAGGCTGCTCAGACGCCTGACGGACAGCAGGTTCACGCTGGTTTTCAATACGCTGCTGACGCTGTTGGCGCTTCGCCTGATCTGGCAGGCTGTCGGCAACCTCTAG